Within Runella rosea, the genomic segment CAACCCGGTGTGCGGGTACATCGGGCATTCCATGGCAGGCGTTCATGGCCCAGCCTACCATTCGAGCACTCAATTTAGACCCCAAAAACTTCGCAATACTGCCATAGGACGTTGCGCGCCCCACGGGTATCTGTCGAACTACGTCATAGACATCATCAAAGAAGTTTTTAGATTCCAACGGTTTAATTGTTCGATTTTGAAGATGTAAGGTTACTGGTTCTCAATTTTATTGACCAATTCTTCGTACCATGCGCTTCCGTACTTGGTGATGAGCGGGTCTTTGAGAAACTTATAAATCGGCACGCCCAACTCACGGCCGTTGTGGCAAGCTGGGTTGCAAATATGCCAGCGGTCGTAG encodes:
- a CDS encoding MGMT family protein, with the protein product MESKNFFDDVYDVVRQIPVGRATSYGSIAKFLGSKLSARMVGWAMNACHGMPDVPAHRVVNRNGVLSGKHFFGSPTAMQELLEQEGIGVENDKIKNFKNVYWDPSAELL